Genomic segment of Vulpes lagopus strain Blue_001 chromosome 7, ASM1834538v1, whole genome shotgun sequence:
CAGAGGTGAAATTACTGGGACAAAGGATGTGTGCTTTTCACACCGTGGCAGCCTTGTTACGAGGCCCTGCAGAGCCCCTGTCAGTTCTTGAGTGAGATCTCTCCATGCTCTCCACCTTCTTCATCAGGATCTATCTCCTGCCCATCTAGTGAGACATCCATGTCCAAAATGTACTTGGTATAGTGCCAGGCCCATAGAAGCACTCAGAACATGCTAGctggttttgttctttctctggtCCCCCAGGAGCCAGCTGGGCTTCCCCAGTCTGTCTGTCCATAACCCCTGCTGCTAGAAGCACCTCTCTCCTCCACCAGCTGGGTGTTTTGGAGACCAAGGGCTTGTTCTCCTGTTGCTTGGGCTCATTCCCAGCAGTTGATCAGGGCCTGGCCCAGACGAGGGCTCAGCAGGGGTTTTTGTGTGTTGACTGTTGGATACGAGGAAGGTGTATCCTGTCTGcctgcccttcccttcccacGAAGCAGGGCCAGATTGTCTCCAAATGACAGTAGGCCACCAAAACCACACCATGCAAGCTGGAATGCCTTATACCTTGCAAAGACAAGGACGGGCATACTTATATTacagaaaagaaagctaaagCTCAGAGCGGATGAGTGTTAAGTCCTACTCACAGAGCATCTAGAGATGAAGCTGAGGCTACACCCAGTGGGGCTGACCTTCCACACCAACTCCGGCCTTGGCGCCATCCCAACTTGGACAGAATGACCATACCCACCCTCCGTGCTCTGCTCTGTTTTGCTGGATGTGGTTTAGAGCCCCTAAGCTGGGCAAGCATGTCTAGCTCAGGGAGTCACAGCAGTGTCCGGCTCCAACCACGTGTCTCTTGTTCCAGCGTTCCCAGGCTCCCGGCCATGGAGAGGGCCCTCACAGTCCTGCATGTGAGCCTGCATCACCCCACACGGGACCCGGACGCCTTTGCCAAAGTCCCGGCGCAGCTGCAGCATGACACCAGCCCTCTGCTGGTGGGGCGGGGCCCGGATGCCCACCTCCGGCTGCTGCTCCCCCACCTCTCCCGCCGGCACCTGTCGCTGGAGCCCTACCGGGAGGAGGGCAGCACCCTGCTGACCTTCTGCCTAAAGGCCCTAAGCCGCAAGGGCTGCGTGTGGGTCAATGGGCTGACTCTGAGGTTCCTGGAGCAGGTTCCCCTGAGCGTGGTCAACAGGGTCTCCTTCTGCGGCATCCAGATGGTGGTCCGTGT
This window contains:
- the TIFAB gene encoding TRAF-interacting protein with FHA domain-containing protein B, with the translated sequence MERALTVLHVSLHHPTRDPDAFAKVPAQLQHDTSPLLVGRGPDAHLRLLLPHLSRRHLSLEPYREEGSTLLTFCLKALSRKGCVWVNGLTLRFLEQVPLSVVNRVSFCGIQMVVRVEGGTSLEAFACCFHLSPSPLIHRPQAEETDEWESTSQEQPPPSPRLQAPEHPGLLHGPSPASPEGGTETQLQKEPSDRVPC